A single region of the Dunckerocampus dactyliophorus isolate RoL2022-P2 chromosome 3, RoL_Ddac_1.1, whole genome shotgun sequence genome encodes:
- the slc12a4 gene encoding solute carrier family 12 member 4, producing MPHFTVVPVKDRGQTGYDSLEGINWVDHRDGGQTDHQDTVSSDGHANHKEDSPFLNSDETTNKKNDFYDRNLALFEEELDIRPKVSSLLSRLVSYTNITQGAKEHEEEESAETSRRKTPKSPNMGTLMGVYLPCLQNIFGVILFLRLTWIVGVAGIMQSLLIVLMCCSCTMLTAISMSAIATNGVVPAGGAYFMISRSLGPEFGGAVGLCFYLGTTFASAMYILGAVEIFLKYLVPQAAIFHAADHHGADSAVLNNMRVYGSICLSLMAVVVFVGVKYVNKLASLFLACVIISIVSIYAGAIKSVSHPPEFPICMLGNRTLVRDRFDVCAKTVTTGNVTAASQLWDMFCLPGNMSSAQCDDYFLHNNVTEIQGIPGLASGIFRDNMWGDYLQKGEILEKEGLASVDSHSTMENFGMYVSADIATSFMLLVGIFFPSATGIMAGSNRSGDLRDAQKSIPIGTILAITTTTIVYISSVILFGACIEGVVLRDKFGDAVRNNLVVGTLSWPSPWVIVIGSFFSTVGAGLQSLTGAPRLLQAIAKDNIIPFLRVFGHGKTNGEPTWALLLTGFIAELGILIASLDMVAPILSMFFLMCYLFVNLACAVQTLLRTPNWRPRFRYYHWALSFLGMSMCLALMFVSSWYYAIVAMGIAGMIYKYIEFQGAEKEWGDGIRGLSLSAARYALLRLEVGPPHTKNWRPQLLVLSKLDEDLHVKYPRLLTFASQLKAGKGLTIVGSVIQGNFLESYGELQAAEQTIKNMMDIERVKGFCQVVVASKVREGIVHLIQSCGLGGMKHNTVVMGWPYGWRQSEDPRAWKTFINTVRCTTAAHLALMVPKNVSFYPSNHERFTDGSIDVWWIVHDGGMLMLLPFLLKQHKVWRKCRMRIFTVAQMDDNSIQMKKDLATFLYQLRIEAEVEVVEMHDSDISAYTYERTLMMEQRSQMLRQMRLSTAERQREAQLVKDRHSLVRMGSLYSDEEEESVETPPPEKIQMTWTKERCEAEKRNRNNAPENFRELMSLKPDQSNVRRMHTAVKLNEVIVNRSHDARLVLLNMPGPPRDADGDENYMEFLEVLTEGLERVLLVRGGGREVITIYS from the exons ATGCCTCACTTCACTGTGGTACCCGTAAAGGATCGAGGCCAGACAGGCTATGACAGTCTGGAAGGGATCAACTGGGTGGACCACAGGGACGGTGGACAGACGGATCATCAAGACACTGTCAGCTCTGATG GACATGCCAATCACAAAGAAGACAGCCCGTTCCTCAACAGTGATGAGACCACAAACAAGAAGAATGACTTCTACGACAGGAACTTGGCCTTGTTCGAG GAAGAGCTGGACATCCGACCGAAGGTGTCGTCTCTGCTCAGCCGCTTggtcagctacacaaacatcaCCCAGGGAGCCAAGGagcatgaggaggaggagagtgCAGAGACTTCACGGAGGAAGACACCCAAG TCTCCCAACATGGGCACTCTCATGGGCGTCTACTTGCCGTGCCTCCAGAACATTTTTGGAGTGATTCTCTTCCTGCGGCTGACGTGGATCGTCGGGGTGGCCGGCATCATGCAGTCCCTGCTGATTGTACTCATGTGCTGCTCATGT aCGATGCTCACGGCCATATCAATGAGTGCCATTGCGACTAATGGTGTTGTTCCAG CTGGAGGGGCCTACTTCATGATCTCACGCTCTTTGGGTCCGGAGTTCGGAGGCGCCGTGGGCCTGTGCTTCTACCTGGGCACCACCTTTGCTTCCGCCATGTACATCCTTGGTGCCGTTGAAATATTCCTG AAATATCTCGTCCCCCAGGCGGCCATCTTTCATGCCGCAGACCACCATGGGGCTGACAGCGCGGTGCTGAACAACATGCGGGTCTACGGCTCCATCTGCCTCAGCCTCATGGCCGTGGTGGTTTTCGTGGGAGTCAAATACGTCAACAAGCTGGCATCGCTCTTCCTCGCTTGTGTTATTATCTCGATCGTCTCCATCTACGCCGGTGCCATCAAGTCCGTATCTCATCCACCGGAGTTCCC GATCTGCATGCTAGGCAACAGGACTTTGGTCAGAGACCGTTTTGATGTTTGCGCAAAGACTGTCACCACGGGCAACGTCACAGCGGCCAGTCAGCTGTGGGACATGTTCTGTCTGCCGGGGAACATGAGCAGCGCACAGTGTGATGACTACTTCCTCCATAACAACGTGACAGAGATCCAGGGCATTCCTGGACTGGCTAGTGGAATATTTAGAG ACAACATGTGGGGTGACTACCTGCAGAAAGGTGAGATCCTGGAGAAGGAGGGTCTGGCGTCCGTGGACTCCCACAGCACCATGGAGAACTTTGGCATGTATGTGTCAGCAGACATCGCCACCTCCTTCATGCTTCTGGTGGGCATCTTCTTCCCCTCTGCCACAG GCATCATGGCAGGCTCCAACAGGTCTGGAGATCTCCGGGATGCCCAGAAGTCCATCCCCATTGGAACTATCTTAGCTATTACTACCACTACCATCGTCT ATATAAGTTCTGTTATCCTGTTTGGGGCTTGTATTGAAGGGGTTGTTCTCAGAGACAA GTTCGGGGATGCAGTTAGGAACAACTTGGTGGTGGGCACTCTCTCCTGGCCGTCCCCATGGGTCATTGTGATCGGTTCCTTCTTCTCCACGGTGGGCGCAGGCCTACAGTCACTCACAGGAGCTCCCAGACTCCTCCAGGCCATCGCCAAGGACAACATCATCCCTTTCCTCAGA GTGTTTGGCCATGGGAAGACCAATGGCGAGCCAACTTGGGCGTTGTTACTGACCGGATTCATCGCTGAGCTTGGTATCCTGATTGCCTCATTGGATATGGTGGCTCCTATCCTTTCTAT GTTTTTCCTGATGTGCTATCTCTTTGTAAACCTGGCCTGTGCCGTGCAAACGCTGTTGCGCACACCCAACTGGAGGCCCAGATTTAGATATTACCACTG GGCTCTGTCCTTTCTGGGTATGAGTATGTGCTTGGCTCTGATGTTCGTCTCTTCCTGGTATTACGCTATTGTGGCCATGGGTATTGCAGGGATGATCTACAAGTACATTGAGTTCCAGGG agCAGAAAAGGAATGGGGAGATGGAATAAGAGGACTGTCGCTTAGTGCTGCACGTTATGCCCTCTTAAGGCTAGAGGTGGGACCCCCGCACACCAAAAACTGGAG ACCTCAGCTGTTGGTGCTGTCCAAGCTGGATGAGGATCTCCACGTCAAATATCCGCGACTCTTGACCTTTGCCTCGCAGCTGAAGGCAGGGAAGGGGCTGACCATAGTGGGATCTGTCATCCAAGGGAACTTCCTGGAAAGCTATGGGGAACTGCAGGCGGCAGAACAG ACCATCAAGAACATGATGGATATCGAGAGGGTCAAGGGTTTCTGCCAAGTCGTGGTGGCGTCCAAGGTGCGGGAAGGCATCGTTCACCTGATCCAGTCCTGCGGTCTTGGGGGCATGAAGCACAACACGGTGGTGATGGGCTGGCCGTACGGTTGGAGGCAAAGCGAGGACCCACGAGCATGGAAGACCTTTATCA ACACAGTTCGTTGCACCACCGCGGCCCACCTGGCCCTAATGGTCCCTAAAAACGTGTCGTTCTACCCGAGCAACCACGAGCGCTTCACCGATGGCAGCATCGACGTGTGGTGGATCGTCCACGATGGGGGGATGCTCATGCTGCTGCCTTTCCTGCTCAAGCAACACAAA GTGTGGCGAAAGTGCAGAATGCGTATCTTCACTGTAGCCCAGATGGACGATAACAGCATCCAGATGAAGAAAGACTTAGCCACGTTCCTCTACCAGCTGAGGATTGAGGCCGAAGTGGAAGTGGTGGAGATG CATGACAGCGACATCTCGGCGTACACGTACGAGCGCACGCTAATGATGGAGCAGAGGTCTCAGATGCTGAGGCAGATGCGGCTGTCCACTGCAGAGAGGCAGCGAGAG GCCCAGCTGGTGAAGGACAGACACTCGCTGGTGCGAATGGGCAGTCTGTACtcagacgaggaggaggagtcgGTGGAGACTCCTCCGCCCGAGAAGATCCAGATGACGTGGACGAAGGAGAGGTGCGAGGCCGAGAAGAGGAACAGAAACAATGCGCCGGAAAACTTCAGAGAACTGATGAGCCTTAAACC GGACCAGTCCAACGTGCGGCGGATGCACACGGCCGTCAAGCTGAACGAGGTGATCGTAAACCGGTCCCACGATGCTCGCCTGGTGCTCCTCAACATGCCAGGGCCGCCTCGCGACGCAGACGGAGACGAGAACT ATATGGAGTTTCTGGAGGTTTTGACCGAAGGTTTGGAAAGAGTGCTGCTCGTCCGAGGAGGGGGTCGAGAGGTCATCACCATCTACTCATGA